Below is a window of Drosophila bipectinata strain 14024-0381.07 chromosome XR, DbipHiC1v2, whole genome shotgun sequence DNA.
CGGTTCGACCGGAACTCCGCCCACAATGTGAATGGTTAGTTGATTTTGACGGACTTTCGTCCTAAGTCTTTTGCAAAAAGTCACCGAAGGGCGTTCGTTTGTGGGGACATCCACCCTGGAAATGGCACTAGGACGGAAAACGGTGGAAGTGGAGCTACTAGTACTGGGCGTCCATTCTTTGGGAGGAGAAGTGCTTgaaacgaaagaaaaaaaaccttGAATAAATAGTGGAATTACTAAAGCCTGAAGATAAATATCCTGAAATACGATAACGCCTTGCTTGATAGAAACGATAGAAACGGTCACTCTAATGCTAAAATTCAATcggaattaaaatttaaaaacaagactGGACACATTGTAAATTGTACATTAATCTTACCCATTTGAAGGACAACATGGAACGGTGGGACAGCAAAATATTTCTCCCCAGGGCGTTAGACCGCAGGATGGCACATCATCGAGCTTGAGGACTCCCGACTTAATATAAGGATCGATGACAGGCTCACACTCTTCGGAGCTACGACAAATACCGGGAAGCTTATCCGTCACCTGGCAGGCATCGCCcactaagaaaaaaaatggaaaaataacttccaaacaattttccaaaaaattaagaaagaCTTACATTTTTTATCAGCTTCAATGACAAAACAGGAGATAAGCagtgaaaaatataaaagataaaggaaaataaattccaaacaattttcccaaaaaaaaataaaggaatacTTACGTTTTTTATCAGCTTCAATGGAAAAATCAATGTAGATAAGCagggaaaaatataaaagatagTATTTCTCCAAATTCATGATGGTAAATATTGAGATTGGGTTCTGgcaatattaaatataaattaatataaatagggatcttaaaaacttaagtaattaattaaattatactaAGAAACTTTAAACTGataacaaaagaaaataatgtaTACATTATTGTAATGGATTTCACTctgaataaaaacaaatcaaaacaaaacaaaaatagtaggagcacagaaaaaaaaatcgtataTGTAAAATAGCACACCAGATAATAGAACTCGGATTTCTCGGACCGATCAGAAACACATCTCTCAGACAACTGACACCCCGAATCGAATCAATATCTCATTGTAAAGCCGGATCCGGTAGAAAAAACTGCGCTCTCTGTAAAATCCAACCGgttttcgaaaataaaaacaaaactagcATAGACTTAGTTTTTCGATCAGAGAACTGACTGACACACTGACAGACTCACCAGCTATATTGGATGTCATTCTCAGTTTATTGGAACGGAGTGAAGTTTATTATGCATTTTGTTAGATCACCCATTGATATAAAAGTGTATATACCCCGGTCCATGAGGTAACAATCCAAGGGtacaaaaaggtaaacaaaatACAAGTAATGACTCACACGTGTTGCAGAAATCCGGGGACCTGGAATCTGGTCATTTTTATTAAACGTTTAATTTATGCGGCAAGAACGTAAACTAAGAACACGAGAAGTGcataaaattgtttatttatttaaaggaaTAATTTGGAGGAATATACTAAACATATTCAATGGAAACCTTTTAAAACTTGAATTttactgaaaataaaaaaaaaatattaggaaATTAAAGAAGAATAATTGTAGCTTGCTAACTTTAATTCCTTAACTTAATATTATGTTTGCGccaataatttgaatttggaCTCACCTCTGTACATAACAGCACTGTTAGATTTTTCACCAACCGATATAGATTATCGATAACTGCATTTGTAAAGATATAGAGAGCTTAAtggtaatttaataaaatttaaagcttactctaaaaaatttaaaaatattttacaattattagcttttaatttaatttaaaaacaaccGATAGTTTATATGAGCAAGGCCTCATTTTCCAATGAATCTGGTAACTCTGTGCGTATAATTCAAAAAAGTACATTTGAAAACCCCTTTTTATCAAAGAAACCTCTTAAATTAACTAATTTAAGATTACTAAAAACCCCttccacaaaataaaaacccttCCACGCCCTTTTTTGTATAATTACACCAAAGATTTATTGTCAAAATCATTACACAAAAAaaggtattataattattaaataaacaaaaaaaaaacagttaaaGGATGATGATagttgttgtgtttttttttttttggtttttttcgtGTTAAatgcgacaaaaaaataattaattatttatactATTTAATAGATTGagtgtgttgttgttttttttttgggggggaaaGAGCaggtttattatttgtttaatattatCAAATATATTACTGTATAAACCGGTGACTATCACTTGCCAACAAGTAAAGAGGGTGGTGGGGCTGTATTTATGGATAAGTGTCCGTTCTGTGTAGCTTATTTTTTACGGTGTACAGTATGTACTGTCCTTCATCTGGTCCTCGGCTGGAGCCGGATACGGAAACCTTCCTCTCGCTTCAGGATAATGTCCGCCTGCAGCTTGAAATCCGATTCACTCAAATCCGAATAGACACGGTAGTTCCGCAAAATGGTCGACAAAAGGATCTTTAACTTTAGCATTGCATACTTGCGgcctttttaaataaatatttttacatttttaatattaacttATATAATAGTTTAGTAAAATAGTTTCGTAAAAATACTTACCCACACAGCTACGGGGTCCCGCCGAAAAAGGTACAAATGCGTAATAGTGTCGATTGGCTTGACGTTCCGGCAAAAAGTTGTCCGGATCGAAGACATTCGGATTGGCATAGACCTTGGGATTACGATGGAGCAGGACGGTGGCCACAGTCACCGTGGCGCCACGTGGAATCACATAATTGCCGGAGTTCAGCTTAAGGTCCTCCTGCAGTTCGCGGGCGATCAACGGTACCGGGGGATACATTCTCAGGGTTTCCATCAGACAGCGTTCCAAATATTTCATTTCTAGTGTGTCCTGGTATGGAATTTTGGAGAAATATTATAGGAAATTATTGGGAAACTTCAAAAATGCCTTTAACTCTATAAGAACTCTATAAACCTCTTTAAACTAGCTTCTAGTAAAAATCTGTCCGTGAGTTTAAAAGCctgtattttaaaaactataaagtCCAGAGCTGTCaagcttaaaaattaaaataagccAATAAGCTTTAAGCCATGTCCCTTCAAGCTTAAGCTAAATCCCCCAAAACACTTACCTGAAACGTGGCTGGTCTCTGAGAGTCACCGAAAATCGAGTCCAACTCGGCCAGAACACGATCCTGTATCTCCTGATGTATGCCCATCAAGGACAGGAAAAATGATGATCCTGCAGCCGTCGTATCGTGTCCTTCAAACATAATGGTGTCCACCTGCTCCTTGATCTCCGTGTCCGTTATCAAAGCCCCATTCTGGGCACTTTCCAGCATCAGATCCAAAAAGGCCAGACGCTTCTTCTCACCAATATCGTTGTCCTCCACATCCAGATCGTCCTTGAGACCAGCCGACTGGCCATATGAAAGTCCTGCCACTGGAGTGACCGCCTCACCATTCGTAGCTGGTGGATTCGCTCCGGCATTATCCTGTTCCTGCTGTTCCCGCTCCAAAGCCGCCGCTTTGAGTTCGCACTGGGCCAAGGATCCACGGGTGCCCTGCTCGAAGGCAGCCTTCTTGCTTTTTATCACCTTGGTGGTCAGGCCGTGGATAATGTTCAGCAATCGTCCCTGCTCCTTGTAGTAACGGGTGAGGGTGAAGATGAACTCGTTCCGCAGAAAGAAGCTGCGATGGCGGGCGTGCAGGATATCACACATTCGCATCACCGCCATGGCGTACTCGAATCCAGATTTATCCTGCGTCTTTTTCGATACTCCCATTGCAGTCTCTGTTTATGGAATGAGAACAAATatcattatttataattataaataatttttttttgtgatttttattatttaaaaaatatcatatCAAGACTATATGATACCTCCTACTTCATTAgcaatttgccaaaaaaaaactcagcATAATTCGGATTTTTTTCAGTGAAAATGTGGGGCTTGGAGATTCGGAGATTTGGCGATGGGCCTCCCAGTACAAATGGGGGGAAGTGGAATGCACTCGCCTGACCCAAGCGCCAATTGAACTTAACAAACAGACAACAGGCGGCGGTGACCCTCCTTGTCCCTGAGTGCCCCCCCTTCCTGTCCATCCATCCGTCGGTCCATCCGTCTGTCCATCCATACATCCATCCATCCGCCATCCCCGGACTGTCTAATTGTAGATACAATGCATAAATAGATCTATAGATGACAACATAAACGACCAGGTCCGCGAGCCTCACAGCAAAATGTATACCGTGCTGTGGGAAAAGTTCGCTCAGGGAattttcgctcaaaaattagTGCATTGGAGGTTTTTAAGGTTTTGGgcttaaatgaaaaattatttaagtaaaaagtaaggcaacaaaaattaaaaaaaaataaggagcTTCTTAAGAAATGCATAAATACAATTATAAGctaaatttttgaatttatttattaaaattacattaaatTATCAAAATTAGGTTTCAGCCTATCCTATTGTGaatcattttttcaaaaagtgGCAACCTTTTCTAACATCTTttgaattgtttgttgttttatcTTCAACATTTTCAATCTTTCAGgcgccattaaaaaaaaactttaaaataaatgtatgctagtaaaaaaataaatattctaacAAGAATtccttcaatttattttattaatttcttgTAGGGTTATATTTCCCTCATTGAAAACTAGAAAGGAAAAACGTAGAATCAAAAtaatgtaattaaattaaaaggaataattaaacatttatGAAAACATTTATGCTTCTAAAGCTCTCCAATTTATACTAAAAGATCGTTTTAAAACCTAAATGAGCAAAAAAGACGCTTCCAttcatttataaattttccatttccattcatCTGGCGGGCAATAAGACAACCTGACATTGGGTTTTCCTGTCTATTTTTCGtttgtatttttgtgttttgttgaCTTTCTTAAATTGCATATTTTTCGCAGTTTTTCCAGGTCTTAATTGCTAATTGTCCGGGTTTGCGTCAGAGTCAAAATCAGACCCCAtcaagccacaaaaaaaaagaaaaggaaaaaaaaactgaaattaaaaaatgaaaacacgGCGGCGGCAGTTGCATTCAAATTTTCCTGATTAAACGCTTAATGGCAATGCGACGTGCCTTTAATTACTCAGCCCAGccccattttttttcattttttaatttaagtttttccattttttgtttttggttttttagcAATCTTGGCTGCATTTCAATTGAAGGCAACTTGGATTATGCAATAGCCTAGAAATCAATCCGAATGCAGTTCGCAAAAAATGCAATAGTTAGTCCACAATGTCATTAACATTGGCCGCCTTCCAAATGCTCCAAAAGTGCCTACCAAATggtttcactttttttttacagtgcCGCCCAGTGCCAAGACGTGTTTCTTGAGCAAATCACCCAGACAGGGTGGGGGTGGCTTCTAAATGGTTTTTATGGCCaattttgttggccaaaatgtAAGCCTATAACCTTCACTTATTTGCCTACATATTTTTAAGTTGccataaaaatgaataatttaagaactaataaaatataatattatattaatttattatttgttttactggtatttaaaaaaattcgatCAAACCAACACATTAAACCCCTCTTGAAAATTTGAGTTTCATGAAACTAAATGAATACTTTAACTAATCATCTAAAAATCCACCAAAAGTCCTTGAAATccttataaaaaatatcccCCAAATTAGACAATAAATCATGAATGAATAGCATTACAAAGACAGTCATCTGGTGGCttccattaattttaatttcgtaatttttttgtaaccaAGCCACATGATCGTCTTGAGAGCAGTTTTTTGTTGTCAAATGGCTACATAATTTGGCGGATTTTGAGGCAGGAAtatcatatatgtatatatcaaGTCCGATAGGTGTACATGAtatgatatatgtatatcttttGTGTCCATTAAGGGGAGAGCACAACAAAAGCGAGTACAgaaatttttgatttgttaGTATATAGGGAAATGGGTCTGAGCTcaattgtgtgtgttttggagGGCTGGCAAGGGGGATCTATGCCCcctatatatactatatacataATATCTGGTATTTGGGGATTAGGTGACTCGGACACACGCATCCGAATACAAAAACGCTAATGGGTATTATGGGGAATGCGTGTGAGTTGACTGTACTTTTGTGTGTCTCTCCAGTGTTTATATATTTGTGCGTATATCTATATAGTTTTTGATTgtattttatacatattttatacatatatatggaTAAATGTATAGGTATCACTTACCCAATAGAATCTCCACTGTTGCCTCGCTCATGTAATCATGGCAATCAAAAGTGCGACCATCCTCCGCACGCAGTTTCCGCACCACATTCCGCGAATTCTCGTTGAAGAGCTCGATGAAGCTCTTCAGGACGTTCAAGTGGAATGTGGGTGCGATCAGTTTGCGGTGCGAACGCCATTTTTGACCTGCAATTCACaacaaaatatatgaaatatataaacTTCAAAAAATCAGACCAAAATCGGAGGTTAATTTAAGGAAATAGTAggtattttaaaagtaaaggTTGAGTAATATGTATCTTATTTTATAAGAGCTTGGAAAATCTCGTACCAAAACTAAATgaattattcaaaataaattaagatcaaatgtaaaaaaaatgattaaaactCATATTCACATAAACAGAATCGTATactttatttatgttttttattaaaatttttaacgcTGCTTTAAAAATTAGGTATTGAGATTTAGAAACAGCTACCTTGTATATTTTTCCCTTCTATATTCCAATtatcatttttgttgacaaaaataaatggTTCTGACTTGTTTCATttggaataaataaaatttataatatattaataaaaaaggttgccagaaacaaaaaatattaaataagaaaagcaATAATACTAATTCTTTAAAATGGGAATTCGAAAATAGAAAACAATAAACCTGATAGGTGTTCAAGAGTTTAGACGGCAAAGCTTTTCTTCAAAAAGATACTTTAGTTTCttccctatttaaaaaaaataataagtaaatatttatttaaaatatttattattttctttaaaaatataaggatATTATGATTTTTCTCGGTGAGTTTTCTGCGAcgttgattttatttatagcGGCATTGTTGTGCCAACTGTCAGGCTTGTGGATCGCTTGATTAATTTATGATTCCGCAAATTGCATTAGTGGCAAGTGGCGGTTTGATGGTTCGGTAGCTTGGTGATGCGGTGGTGCCACCCTCCCCCAGTATTCCCCCCACCTCGATCCCCCTCACCTGTACTGATCAGCAGTCCATCCCCCAGCCACGGCTTGAAGAACTTGTACTCGGAGGCCTTGTCGATGTAGACGTGACTGCTGAGGAGTAGCTCCACGTCCCGGGGATCGTAGATGAACACCACCAGCTTGGGGCCGATCCACATCTTGGCGATGTGCTCGAAGGGGGCGCTCTTCCGGATGACGGTTCGGAAAACGGCTGCAGGAGAGTAGATTCAATTATTTAGTGTTTATACTACTAAActactttaaaaatatttttttttaaagccaaaataaagatttttaaaaagaaacttaTGCTTAGCAAGATTATAGAAGTTTCTATTTTAGTttctagtttttatttttgaagttattttgaagtggaaataaataattttcatgcactattttttcttgttatttaataaggtttgttatttaataaaggtttcttaataattttgacaaattccaaaaaaacTTTATGATGATTTcgtttcaaatatatataaatgtaatAAACGTATTTCAAATACGATTTCTTTAAGATAAAATAGAAAGTTAATGTTTAATAAGCATTTAAAGGAGATATTTGcatgaaaatgtttttcattatttaaatatagttttttagaaagtgtttttgaatattgaATTGTTTATCTCTGTtagttattaaatatttttgattggCTTGTGGAAATTTACACGAAGCGGGTCCTATGACGTCGAAGAGGTGGCCCACGATGGGCAGGCCCCGTGGTCCCGGGAGGCGGCCAGCCAGCCTGTACAGGTGGGCCCGCGAGAGGCGCCAGTAGATGTACCAGAGCACCAGGGTTGGCAACAGCAGAAAGTAGAACATGCTGCTGGGCGAGCCCAGGGTTGCATCCTTTTTCAGAACttccattttctttttttttacaaggATCTCCTCTCTCTTTTGCTCTCACTCTCGCTCGGTCTTGCTTACTCGCTGTCTCTGTCCTTGTTTTGATatctcttttattttcttttatttttaactttaattcaccagtaaaaaaatattaaaaaaaaaggaaacaccACAAACACAAGACCCGAAAGTATCGGGTATGAATcactttttatgttttttttttgtgttatttgaTTATCAGCTATCCATGCGGGCTggatcttaaaaataaaattaattttatattgaaTTATGATCGAATCGGATTAGATCGGATCGGATTGGATCAGATCGGGGCCAGATCAGATCGGATcagatcggatcggatcggaacGGTGGACCGGATGCTACTCGCTGCTCGTCCAGCGCTCGACTAATCGGAGATGTCCCCTCGCCGGGgcagccaacaaaaaaatcagaatCACAATCacaatcagaatcagaatcgcACAAAATCAACCCACACACTCACTCCCTCACTGGACACTGGATAGTTGGataccgaaaaaaaaaaaattataaaaaataagggAACAACTATAAGgcgatacagatacagatacagtaCAGTTACAGATACAGTTACTGATACaattacagatacagatactcgtATATAAATCACAAACGATGGACCCACGTCCCACACTTCGCGCTCCCTTCACAGTTTTCCGACTACCGACTGCTCACGGTGCGAACGACTTTTATAGCCAACAATGTGCACTATACactgtaaaaaatatatatattttatatagaatatataaaaaaaaaagagaaaaaacggaaaaaataaaacggaTATTTAAAGGTTTTTAGAGTATGAGCAACCCATAAGACCCTGAAACTATACATGTACttctaaaataaatcaaaatattcatacccggtactcacAGAGTCAAAGGTTCAAAAAAAATGCAGAaggaaataattttacaatATAACTTGTTTAGCATTAAACTCAACACAGATGGATATCCAAATCCCTTTATTTTTCCCCTACTGTACTCCAAGTAATAATCAGAGGAAGCCTCTTAGGGGTCTTGCACAGAATCGGATAATGTGAACCGCCCTCGAAAATCTCTGTTCTTTCTAAAGCTTTCAGAGAAAGTAGAAGCCTCACCATGAAATTTAGTTAAAGCTACTTTAGCTTTTAAGCAAAGTCGATAAAAACCTACTAAGCTTAAAgttggttttaaaaataagcgTAATCTTTCTATAGAAtagttgaaaatttaataaaaatacatgaATAACAAAGTGTAATTCTGAAAGTCTTTTTTccgatttatttttaagatgaCATTTATGCAGATAGTTTATAATAGTATGGACAAGTGTTACAATTAATATTACTGGTAACTTAACTTTACAgttcctcaaaaaaaaaattattttaatttaaaactaagactaagaatattaaattatttttttttgtggttttccgatttatgtttttgtttgctgATCTCAGTACGTATGAGCAATATGATTATTGCCTAGACATTTTGACTATATAATAGCTATAAGTACGGACACTGACTTATGGAAGTCTGGCAGTGGTACGCTCTAGCCAGTGTCCACTGTACCCATGGATGAAGCGGAAGCCTAACTacatttgatattttttcttcatgatattttttcatttttttttccaccaaaCGCCCACAAGTATGCTACGGAAGCCCTTTCctctttctattttttgctgatttatgtattttttaaattagtattattattttggtttttagac
It encodes the following:
- the Cyp4g15 gene encoding cytochrome P450 4g15; its protein translation is MEVLKKDATLGSPSSMFYFLLLPTLVLWYIYWRLSRAHLYRLAGRLPGPRGLPIVGHLFDVIGPASSVFRTVIRKSAPFEHIAKMWIGPKLVVFIYDPRDVELLLSSHVYIDKASEYKFFKPWLGDGLLISTGQKWRSHRKLIAPTFHLNVLKSFIELFNENSRNVVRKLRAEDGRTFDCHDYMSEATVEILLETAMGVSKKTQDKSGFEYAMAVMRMCDILHARHRSFFLRNEFIFTLTRYYKEQGRLLNIIHGLTTKVIKSKKAAFEQGTRGSLAQCELKAAALEREQQEQDNAGANPPATNGEAVTPVAGLSYGQSAGLKDDLDVEDNDIGEKKRLAFLDLMLESAQNGALITDTEIKEQVDTIMFEGHDTTAAGSSFFLSLMGIHQEIQDRVLAELDSIFGDSQRPATFQDTLEMKYLERCLMETLRMYPPVPLIARELQEDLKLNSGNYVIPRGATVTVATVLLHRNPKVYANPNVFDPDNFLPERQANRHYYAFVPFSAGPRSCVGRKYAMLKLKILLSTILRNYRVYSDLSESDFKLQADIILKREEGFRIRLQPRTR